A region from the Patescibacteria group bacterium genome encodes:
- the ftsE gene encoding cell division ATP-binding protein FtsE — MIKLRGVTKTYPGTHVAIRNVNLHIKPGEFVSIVGQSGTGKTTLAKLIIAEEKAEKGKIIIGGWDITNIKNSEIPVLRRQIGVVFQDFKLLPKKTVFENIAFALEVSGAPTKKIKTIVPQVLKVVGLEDKAFRFPDQLSGGEKQRVVIARSLVHRPKILLADEPTGNLDAINVREIIDLLLKINKFGTTIILVTHNPDIVNSLRKRVITLDQGQIISDQKSGRYIL, encoded by the coding sequence ATGATTAAACTCCGAGGAGTAACAAAAACATATCCGGGAACCCACGTTGCAATCAGAAACGTTAATTTGCATATCAAACCGGGCGAATTTGTCTCAATCGTCGGTCAGAGCGGAACCGGTAAAACAACACTGGCAAAACTGATTATTGCTGAGGAGAAAGCGGAAAAAGGCAAGATCATCATCGGTGGCTGGGATATTACCAATATAAAAAATTCGGAGATACCGGTTTTGAGACGGCAGATCGGGGTTGTTTTTCAGGATTTTAAACTATTGCCGAAAAAAACTGTATTTGAAAATATTGCTTTTGCGCTGGAAGTCAGCGGAGCTCCGACAAAAAAAATCAAAACAATTGTCCCGCAGGTTTTGAAAGTTGTAGGTCTGGAAGATAAAGCATTTCGATTTCCCGATCAGCTTTCGGGCGGGGAAAAGCAACGCGTGGTCATCGCCAGATCATTAGTGCATCGTCCGAAGATTTTGCTGGCGGATGAGCCGACCGGAAATCTGGATGCGATCAATGTCCGCGAAATTATTGATTTGCTTTTGAAGATTAATAAATTTGGCACGACAATAATTTTAGTCACGCATAATCCGGATATTGTAAACAGTCTTAGAAAAAGGGTGATTACACTTGATCAAGGTCAGATTATTTCTGATCAGAAATCAGGAAGATATATATTATAA
- a CDS encoding permease-like cell division protein FtsX codes for MIFTTLGRILKFGFQNFKRNFWLSLVTVFILVLTLFSISLVFTLNVVADNAIKSVKDQVDMDVFFDPTVPEDKVLAVQAYLESISEVKSVEYVSKDEALENFKEAHKDDIKIQESLSEIEENPLPSALIVKAVRLEDYSTIVVNLDNSDYSSLIASRNFEDNQVVIERLTKITGRIYQFGLGVSAIFILVAILVVFNTLRMNMYTQREELGIMRLVGAQNMFIRLPFVLESVLYGILASVITILILFPLLSAVSPYIDTLFEGYDFNMFAYFTANFWAMLGLQILISIVISVISGMIAISRYLRV; via the coding sequence ATGATATTTACAACACTTGGAAGAATATTAAAATTCGGCTTTCAAAATTTTAAACGAAATTTCTGGCTATCTTTAGTTACGGTATTTATTCTTGTTCTGACGCTTTTTTCTATCAGTTTAGTTTTTACTTTAAATGTTGTAGCAGATAATGCAATTAAATCCGTTAAAGATCAGGTGGATATGGATGTATTCTTTGATCCTACTGTTCCGGAAGATAAAGTTCTTGCTGTCCAGGCATATTTGGAATCAATTTCTGAAGTAAAAAGTGTTGAGTATGTTTCGAAGGATGAGGCTCTAGAGAATTTTAAAGAGGCACATAAGGACGATATAAAAATCCAGGAGTCATTATCGGAGATTGAGGAGAATCCACTACCTTCCGCTCTGATTGTGAAAGCTGTGCGCCTGGAGGATTATTCAACTATCGTTGTGAATTTAGATAATTCGGATTACAGCAGTTTGATTGCCAGTAGGAATTTTGAGGATAATCAGGTTGTCATTGAACGGCTTACGAAAATTACCGGTCGGATTTATCAATTCGGACTTGGCGTAAGTGCAATATTTATCCTTGTCGCTATCCTGGTTGTATTTAATACATTACGGATGAATATGTATACTCAGAGAGAAGAACTGGGGATTATGCGACTTGTCGGCGCGCAGAATATGTTTATCCGGTTGCCGTTTGTTTTGGAAAGCGTTTTGTATGGAATTCTGGCAAGTGTAATTACCATCTTGATTCTATTTCCTTTACTTTCAGCTGTCTCCCCATATATTGATACCTTGTTTGAAGGATATGATTTCAATATGTTTGCGTATTTCACAGCAAATTTTTGGGCAATGCTCGGTCTGCAAATTCTGATTTCTATTGTAATCAGTGTAATCAGCGGTATGATTGCGATCAGTAGGTATTTGAGGGTGTAG